The Salinispora tropica CNB-440 genome has a window encoding:
- a CDS encoding tyrosine recombinase XerC, whose amino-acid sequence MKRGEATRALHAALPAPLCEAADDFANHLAQVQNRSTHTVRAYVADVISLLDHAVRAGARTPADLTLAQIRSWLARQRTTGAARSTLARRSAAARTFSAWAHRDGRLPVDVAAGLASPRAHRELPAVLPVDQAAALLETAHAAPRGQPTDDVPPGAADPVRLRDQLLLELLYATGVRVSEACGLNVADVDPGRRVLRVFGKGGRERSVPYGVPAQRTLDAWLRHGRPRLVGAQSANALLLGARGGRLNPTTARGIVGRYTTAAGLPRTSPHGLRHTAATHLLEGGADLRTVQELLGHSSLASTQIYTHVSVERLRSAYRQAHPRA is encoded by the coding sequence GTGAAGCGGGGCGAAGCGACCCGGGCTCTACACGCAGCGCTCCCTGCGCCGCTATGCGAGGCGGCGGATGACTTCGCGAACCACCTAGCCCAGGTCCAGAACCGCTCCACTCACACCGTCCGGGCGTACGTCGCCGATGTCATCAGTCTGCTCGACCACGCCGTACGGGCGGGAGCCCGGACTCCCGCGGACCTCACGCTGGCACAGATCCGCAGCTGGCTTGCCCGGCAGCGAACGACGGGAGCCGCCCGGTCCACGTTGGCTCGGCGATCCGCCGCGGCCCGCACCTTCAGCGCCTGGGCGCACCGCGACGGCCGACTACCGGTCGACGTGGCCGCCGGCCTGGCCAGTCCCCGCGCCCACCGGGAACTCCCCGCCGTACTCCCGGTCGATCAGGCAGCCGCCCTGTTGGAGACGGCGCACGCGGCGCCCCGGGGTCAGCCGACCGATGACGTCCCGCCTGGTGCCGCCGACCCGGTGCGGCTGCGGGACCAGTTGCTGCTGGAGCTGCTGTACGCGACCGGGGTCCGGGTCAGTGAGGCGTGCGGCCTGAACGTCGCGGACGTGGACCCGGGCCGGCGGGTGCTCCGGGTGTTCGGCAAAGGGGGCCGGGAACGCAGCGTGCCGTACGGGGTCCCGGCGCAGCGGACGCTCGACGCGTGGCTCCGCCACGGCCGCCCCCGGCTGGTCGGCGCCCAGTCGGCGAACGCGCTGCTGCTCGGGGCGCGGGGCGGCCGGCTCAACCCGACCACGGCGCGGGGGATCGTCGGCCGGTACACGACGGCGGCGGGCCTACCCCGGACCAGCCCGCACGGGCTTCGGCACACGGCGGCGACCCACCTGTTGGAGGGCGGCGCGGACCTGCGGACGGTGCAGGAGCTCCTCGGTCACTCCTCGCTGGCCAGCACCCAGATCTACACGCACGTGTCGGTCGAGCGGCTGCGGTCCGCGTACCGGCAGGCCCACCCTCGTGCGTGA